A genomic region of Streptosporangium lutulentum contains the following coding sequences:
- a CDS encoding class F sortase, whose translation MALPALLVAGSLGGVGVIMAGLLAYLSPVADDAPYGPPISEAANTLALENAPAPGEQQGGQPQDPAGLPPVVGPGGLDVPLTAAAPTAPPPLPVVQPPAPLNSVGVRPNRIAISKIGLLAPLMALGVDAKKEIQTPPLSKPNQAGWYKNGPIPGQQGPSVVLGHVNTRSGAAVFSRLKEIKRGDKIKVSRSDGNIAEFTVDGVEQVSKTAFPAKRVYGNTGEATLRLITCGGVYNAKTHHYTDNIIVYATLSKVIRA comes from the coding sequence ATGGCGCTTCCCGCGCTGCTCGTGGCCGGGTCGCTGGGCGGGGTGGGCGTGATCATGGCGGGGCTGCTCGCCTACCTGAGCCCGGTGGCCGACGACGCGCCGTACGGGCCTCCGATCTCGGAGGCGGCGAACACCCTCGCGTTGGAGAACGCTCCGGCTCCGGGAGAGCAGCAGGGAGGCCAGCCCCAGGACCCGGCCGGCCTGCCGCCCGTGGTGGGACCGGGAGGGCTGGACGTGCCGTTGACGGCCGCCGCTCCCACGGCGCCGCCGCCCCTGCCCGTGGTGCAGCCTCCGGCGCCCTTGAACAGCGTCGGCGTGCGGCCGAACCGGATCGCGATTTCGAAGATCGGCCTGCTGGCCCCGCTGATGGCCCTCGGCGTGGACGCCAAGAAGGAGATCCAGACTCCTCCGCTGAGCAAGCCGAACCAGGCCGGTTGGTACAAGAACGGGCCGATCCCCGGCCAGCAGGGACCCTCGGTGGTCCTCGGGCATGTGAACACCCGGAGCGGTGCCGCCGTCTTCAGCCGTCTCAAGGAGATCAAGCGCGGAGACAAGATCAAGGTGTCCCGGTCGGACGGGAACATCGCGGAGTTCACGGTCGACGGGGTGGAGCAGGTCAGCAAGACCGCCTTCCCGGCGAAGCGGGTCTACGGCAACACCGGCGAGGCGACCCTGCGGCTGATCACCTGTGGCGGCGTCTACAACGCCAAGACCCACCACTACACCGACAACATCATCGTCTACGCGACCCTGTCCAAGGTCATACGCGCCTGA
- a CDS encoding excisionase family DNA-binding protein, translated as MGDTSLAAADARTFLPGEDPQTRAAIVDLVEELRKRGRSVADYPALLTGPDGSPRLPLPTQVYQALLQVAEALSKGLAVTVAPQHMTMSTYEAAELLGISRPTLVKLLESGEIPYQRATDRPGAHRRVKLQDVIAFKERRRTERRRLLDELTAESVGAGMYDKPANEF; from the coding sequence ATGGGCGACACGTCGTTGGCCGCAGCAGACGCTAGGACATTCCTGCCAGGGGAGGATCCTCAGACTCGGGCTGCCATCGTTGACCTAGTTGAGGAGCTGCGCAAACGGGGGCGATCAGTAGCTGACTACCCAGCGCTACTCACAGGTCCTGATGGATCACCACGGCTTCCCTTGCCGACGCAGGTCTATCAGGCTCTCTTGCAAGTGGCAGAGGCTCTGTCAAAGGGCCTGGCTGTCACCGTCGCGCCACAGCACATGACCATGTCCACGTACGAAGCGGCTGAGCTGCTAGGGATCTCCAGGCCGACTCTGGTGAAGCTTCTAGAAAGCGGGGAGATTCCCTACCAGCGCGCCACAGATCGTCCTGGAGCGCATCGACGGGTGAAGCTTCAAGACGTCATAGCCTTCAAGGAAAGGCGTCGTACAGAGCGGCGACGGCTTCTGGATGAGCTAACTGCGGAGTCTGTGGGTGCGGGTATGTACGACAAGCCCGCCAATGAGTTCTAA
- a CDS encoding ABC transporter ATP-binding protein: MTLRAHLVVERPAFRLDIDLTVAAGEVVALLGPNGAGKTTALRALAGLAALSAGHIDLDDRPLHTIATERRPIGMVFQDYLLFPHLSALDNVAFGPRCHGASKTDARRDAAVWLERVGLAGHTGAKPRQLSGGQAQRVALARALAVRPRMLLLDEPLAALDAHTRLEIRSQLRRHLADFDGAVVLVTHDPLDAMVLADRLVVIENGAVVQQGEPAEVARRPRTDYVARLVGLNLYRGAATGRQVTVGDVSFSVSESLDGPAFVAFSPAAVALYRTRPDGTPRNLWQATIEGIERHGDNVRIHLQGPIVASADVTPAAVADLDLTPGQKIWASVKAAETHAYPA; encoded by the coding sequence GTGACCCTGCGCGCCCACCTCGTCGTCGAACGCCCCGCCTTCCGCCTGGACATCGACCTCACCGTCGCCGCCGGCGAGGTCGTCGCCCTGCTCGGCCCCAACGGCGCGGGCAAGACCACCGCGCTGCGCGCCCTCGCCGGGCTCGCCGCCCTGTCGGCCGGCCACATCGACCTGGACGACCGGCCGCTGCACACGATCGCCACCGAGCGCCGCCCGATCGGCATGGTCTTCCAGGACTACCTGCTCTTCCCGCACCTGTCCGCGCTGGACAACGTCGCCTTCGGTCCTCGTTGCCACGGCGCCTCCAAAACCGACGCGCGTCGCGACGCGGCCGTCTGGCTGGAGCGCGTCGGCCTCGCCGGCCACACCGGCGCCAAGCCCCGGCAGCTTTCCGGCGGCCAGGCCCAGCGCGTCGCCCTGGCCCGCGCCCTGGCCGTGCGGCCGCGCATGCTGCTGCTGGACGAGCCGCTGGCCGCCCTGGACGCCCACACCCGCCTGGAGATCCGCTCCCAGCTCCGCCGCCACCTGGCCGACTTCGACGGCGCCGTCGTCCTGGTCACCCACGACCCGCTGGACGCCATGGTCCTGGCCGACCGGCTGGTGGTCATCGAGAACGGCGCCGTCGTGCAGCAGGGCGAGCCCGCCGAGGTCGCCCGCCGCCCGCGCACCGACTACGTCGCCCGCCTGGTCGGCCTGAACCTGTATCGGGGAGCCGCCACCGGGCGGCAGGTCACGGTCGGCGACGTGTCCTTCAGCGTCTCCGAGTCCCTCGACGGACCCGCGTTCGTCGCCTTCTCCCCCGCCGCCGTCGCCCTGTACCGCACCCGGCCGGACGGCACGCCGCGCAACCTGTGGCAGGCCACGATCGAGGGCATCGAACGGCACGGCGACAACGTCCGCATCCACCTGCAAGGGCCGATCGTCGCCTCGGCCGACGTCACCCCCGCCGCCGTCGCCGACCTCGACCTGACCCCGGGCCAGAAGATCTGGGCCTCGGTCAAGGCCGCCGAGACCCACGCCTACCCCGCATGA
- a CDS encoding acyl-CoA dehydrogenase family protein: MQRDLFEEEHQLFRETVREFLAREVAPHHDQWEKDGIVPREVWKKAGELGVFGFGVPEEFGGAGITDFRYNAVIVEEVIRIGATGLGFSLHNDVMAPYFVELTNDEQKARWLPGFASGELITAVAMTEPGAGSDLQGIRATAVREGDHYVLNGQKTFITNGINSDLVVVVAKTDPAAGSRGISLLVVERGMEGFSRGRNLDKVGMHAQDTAELFFDNVRVPAANLLGDEEGRGFFQLMGNLPQERLSIAVMAVAAAETVLQATIEYCKSRNAFGRSIGSFQNTRFVLAELDTEVEIARHYVDKCIRALNAKELSAVDAAKAKWWTTELQTKTIDRCLQLHGGYGYMMEYPVAKAWVDSRVQTIYGGTTEIMKEIIGRSFGF, encoded by the coding sequence ATGCAGCGAGACCTCTTCGAGGAGGAGCACCAGCTCTTCCGTGAGACCGTGCGCGAGTTCCTGGCCCGCGAGGTCGCGCCCCACCACGACCAGTGGGAGAAGGACGGCATCGTCCCCCGCGAGGTCTGGAAGAAGGCCGGAGAGCTCGGAGTGTTCGGCTTCGGGGTGCCGGAGGAGTTCGGCGGGGCGGGGATCACGGACTTCCGCTACAACGCCGTGATCGTCGAGGAGGTCATCAGGATCGGCGCGACCGGTCTGGGCTTCTCCCTGCACAACGACGTGATGGCCCCGTACTTCGTGGAACTCACCAACGACGAGCAGAAGGCACGCTGGCTGCCCGGGTTCGCCAGTGGCGAGCTCATCACGGCCGTCGCCATGACCGAGCCCGGTGCGGGCAGCGACCTGCAGGGCATCCGGGCCACCGCCGTACGCGAGGGCGACCACTACGTGCTCAACGGCCAGAAGACCTTCATCACCAATGGGATCAACTCCGACCTGGTCGTCGTGGTCGCCAAGACCGACCCCGCCGCGGGCTCCAGGGGCATCTCGCTGCTCGTCGTCGAGCGGGGCATGGAGGGCTTCAGCAGGGGCCGCAACCTCGACAAGGTCGGCATGCACGCCCAGGACACCGCGGAGCTGTTCTTCGACAACGTGCGGGTCCCCGCGGCCAACCTCCTGGGCGACGAGGAGGGCCGGGGCTTCTTCCAGCTCATGGGCAACCTGCCGCAGGAGCGCCTGTCGATCGCGGTGATGGCCGTGGCGGCGGCGGAAACCGTCCTGCAGGCGACCATCGAGTACTGCAAGAGCCGCAACGCCTTCGGCCGCAGCATCGGCAGCTTCCAGAACACCCGGTTCGTCCTGGCCGAGCTGGACACGGAGGTGGAGATCGCCCGCCACTACGTGGACAAGTGCATCCGGGCCCTCAACGCCAAGGAGCTCAGCGCCGTCGACGCCGCCAAGGCCAAGTGGTGGACCACCGAACTGCAGACCAAGACCATCGACCGCTGCCTCCAGTTGCACGGCGGCTACGGCTACATGATGGAGTATCCCGTCGCCAAGGCCTGGGTCGACAGCCGCGTCCAGACCATCTACGGCGGCACCACGGAGATCATGAAGGAGATCATCGGGCGCTCCTTCGGCTTCTGA
- a CDS encoding DUF5753 domain-containing protein yields the protein MSRPLERRPSPGRRYIEVGAGVIRTCEPTIVPGLLQTPDYAHAIFKGGRQLDEAAIGRRVKARIARQAILDRDTPPQLLVVIDEAVLRRPVGGARVMCDQLEHIIKMNERPNVTVQVLPLSIGAHAAIMGGFVILDFASPLDPSLVYLETATDGLYLEQQEELHRYTVIYGHAQALALSPDESTRCMESVIEQLRG from the coding sequence GTGAGCCGGCCCCTGGAGAGGCGTCCTTCTCCCGGTCGTCGCTACATCGAAGTCGGCGCCGGAGTCATCCGTACCTGTGAACCCACGATCGTTCCTGGACTCCTCCAGACGCCTGATTATGCTCATGCGATCTTCAAAGGCGGTCGGCAGCTCGACGAGGCGGCGATCGGGCGGAGGGTCAAGGCTCGCATCGCCAGGCAGGCAATCCTTGACCGCGATACTCCGCCTCAGCTCCTGGTGGTCATTGACGAGGCTGTTCTGCGTCGTCCCGTAGGCGGAGCGAGGGTGATGTGCGATCAGTTGGAGCACATCATCAAGATGAACGAGCGGCCAAATGTCACGGTCCAGGTCCTGCCGCTCTCCATCGGCGCGCATGCGGCGATCATGGGCGGTTTTGTCATCCTCGACTTCGCATCCCCACTCGATCCGAGTCTCGTATACCTGGAGACCGCTACCGATGGTCTCTATCTAGAGCAGCAGGAAGAGTTGCATCGATATACGGTGATTTATGGTCATGCACAGGCATTGGCGCTCTCGCCGGACGAGTCGACTCGGTGCATGGAATCCGTGATCGAGCAGTTGCGGGGATAG
- a CDS encoding TOBE domain-containing protein, with translation MTTFRISEAAALLGVSSDTVRRWVDIGRLPAHRDEHGHRTVAGADLAAFARAQIEAENGSGHSSARNRFRGIVTEVIKDAVMAQVEIAAGPYRVVSLMSRQAADELGLEVGVVAIAVIKSTNVVVEIADHTHMVSS, from the coding sequence GTGACGACGTTTCGGATCAGTGAGGCCGCCGCGCTGCTCGGGGTCAGCTCCGACACCGTGCGGCGATGGGTCGACATCGGCCGGCTCCCGGCTCACCGGGATGAGCACGGTCACCGGACGGTGGCCGGTGCGGATCTGGCCGCGTTCGCGCGCGCCCAGATCGAGGCCGAGAACGGCTCGGGTCATTCCTCGGCGCGTAACCGCTTTCGCGGGATCGTGACCGAGGTGATCAAAGACGCGGTGATGGCCCAGGTGGAGATCGCCGCCGGGCCCTACCGGGTGGTGTCGCTGATGAGCCGCCAGGCCGCCGACGAGCTGGGCCTGGAGGTGGGGGTGGTGGCGATCGCCGTGATCAAGTCCACCAACGTCGTCGTGGAGATCGCCGACCACACTCACATGGTGAGTTCCTAA
- a CDS encoding ABC transporter permease, which produces MTPTATPADRGGARPRPGRAGRAPGGVTGRLPWVLVLPAVIGMGFLVLPLAGLLVRAPWSTLGPRLAEPQVLEALRLSLVTATLATAFCLLFGVPLAWLLARVDFPGRRLVRALVTVPLVLPPVVGGVALLLVLGRRGLVGQWLESAFGITLPFTTAGVVVAEAFVAMPFLVISVEGALRAADLRFEEAAATLGASRWTIFHRVTLPLIAPGIVAGAVLCWARALGEFGATITFAGNFPGQTQTMPLAVYLALETEPEAAIVLSLVLLAVSVIILASLRDRWVNSP; this is translated from the coding sequence ATGACACCCACCGCGACACCAGCCGATCGGGGCGGGGCCCGGCCCCGCCCCGGCCGGGCGGGCAGAGCGCCCGGCGGCGTGACGGGCCGCCTGCCCTGGGTGCTGGTCCTGCCCGCCGTGATCGGCATGGGCTTCCTGGTCCTGCCGCTGGCCGGGCTGCTCGTGCGTGCCCCCTGGTCCACGCTGGGCCCGCGGCTGGCCGAGCCGCAGGTGCTGGAAGCGCTACGGCTGTCGCTGGTGACCGCGACCCTGGCCACCGCGTTCTGCCTGCTGTTCGGGGTGCCGCTCGCGTGGTTGCTGGCCCGCGTCGACTTCCCCGGCCGGAGGCTGGTGCGCGCGCTGGTCACCGTCCCCCTCGTGCTGCCTCCCGTGGTGGGCGGCGTCGCGCTGCTGCTCGTGCTGGGACGGCGCGGCCTGGTCGGCCAGTGGCTGGAGTCCGCCTTCGGCATCACCTTGCCGTTCACCACCGCCGGAGTCGTGGTCGCCGAGGCGTTCGTCGCCATGCCGTTCCTGGTCATCAGCGTCGAAGGCGCGCTCCGGGCCGCCGACCTGCGCTTCGAGGAGGCCGCCGCCACCCTGGGCGCCTCCCGCTGGACCATCTTCCACCGTGTCACCCTGCCGCTGATCGCCCCGGGCATCGTGGCCGGGGCCGTCCTGTGCTGGGCCCGCGCCCTGGGTGAGTTCGGCGCCACCATCACCTTCGCCGGCAACTTCCCCGGACAGACCCAGACCATGCCGCTGGCCGTCTATCTCGCCCTGGAGACCGAACCGGAGGCCGCGATCGTGCTCAGCCTCGTCCTGCTCGCCGTCTCTGTGATCATTCTGGCCAGCCTGCGCGACAGGTGGGTGAACAGCCCGTGA
- a CDS encoding PIN domain-containing protein: MPFSAVLDACVLYPNALRDTLLRTAEAGIYQPLWSERILAEVRGALVRNGRPEQAVDRTLSFVRGAFPEAMIEGWEPFEDSMGNHVKDRHVKDRHVLAAAVRGHADVIVTLNLRDFPSSACEHLDIEIQHPDTFLCYELEQAPDVILQVLREQAAATGKPPHLPMSLEDVLSSLENCGTPVFAATARSLLQH; the protein is encoded by the coding sequence GTGCCGTTCTCTGCCGTGCTCGATGCCTGCGTGCTCTACCCCAATGCGCTGCGAGACACCCTCTTAAGAACAGCAGAGGCTGGCATCTACCAGCCCCTATGGAGCGAGCGGATTCTGGCAGAAGTTCGGGGAGCCCTTGTGAGGAACGGGCGCCCCGAACAGGCTGTTGACCGTACGTTGTCATTTGTTCGAGGCGCCTTCCCTGAAGCCATGATCGAGGGGTGGGAGCCTTTTGAGGACTCGATGGGAAATCATGTCAAGGATCGCCATGTCAAGGATCGCCATGTCCTGGCTGCCGCGGTCCGGGGCCACGCTGACGTGATTGTGACTCTTAATCTGCGTGATTTCCCAAGCTCGGCATGCGAGCATCTCGATATTGAGATCCAGCACCCCGATACATTTCTGTGCTATGAGCTGGAGCAGGCGCCGGACGTCATCCTTCAGGTGTTACGGGAGCAAGCCGCTGCAACCGGCAAGCCACCCCATCTCCCAATGTCCCTTGAGGATGTGCTGAGCTCGTTGGAAAACTGCGGCACCCCTGTTTTTGCCGCTACAGCGCGGTCGCTGTTGCAGCATTGA
- the modA gene encoding molybdate ABC transporter substrate-binding protein, with amino-acid sequence MFRRLSRWAVTVPLALTLSAALTGCGSGDPATPAASTASASASASAAGAASGTLTVFAAASLTGTFTELGKTFEAAHPGTTVRFNFGSSATLAQQIVQGAPADVFAAASPATMKTVTDASLAAAPTTFVRNSLQIAVPADNPAKVDDLKDLTDPKVKVALCAEQVPCGAAAIKALDAAGLKVTPVTLEQDVKAALTKVELGEVDAALVYKTDVLASAGKVTGIDFPEAAKAINDYPIAVLSKAPAPELAQQFTDLVLSPQGTEVLTKAGFDGP; translated from the coding sequence TTGTTCAGGCGTCTTTCCCGCTGGGCCGTCACCGTCCCGCTCGCCCTCACGCTGTCCGCGGCGCTGACCGGCTGCGGCTCCGGCGACCCGGCCACCCCCGCCGCCTCCACCGCCTCCGCCTCGGCGTCGGCCTCGGCCGCCGGGGCCGCGTCCGGGACACTGACGGTGTTCGCCGCCGCGTCGCTGACCGGCACCTTCACCGAGCTGGGCAAGACCTTCGAGGCCGCCCACCCCGGCACCACGGTGCGGTTCAACTTCGGCTCCAGCGCCACCCTGGCCCAGCAGATCGTCCAGGGCGCCCCGGCGGATGTGTTCGCCGCGGCCAGCCCGGCGACGATGAAGACCGTCACCGACGCCTCCCTGGCCGCGGCCCCGACCACGTTCGTGCGCAACTCGCTGCAGATCGCCGTCCCGGCCGACAACCCGGCGAAGGTCGACGATCTCAAGGATCTGACCGACCCCAAGGTCAAGGTCGCATTGTGCGCCGAGCAGGTGCCGTGCGGCGCGGCGGCGATCAAGGCGCTGGACGCCGCGGGCCTGAAGGTCACCCCGGTCACCCTGGAGCAGGACGTCAAGGCCGCGCTGACCAAGGTCGAGCTCGGTGAGGTCGACGCCGCCCTGGTCTACAAGACCGACGTGCTGGCCTCGGCGGGCAAGGTGACGGGCATCGACTTCCCCGAGGCCGCCAAGGCGATCAACGACTACCCGATCGCCGTGCTGTCCAAGGCGCCCGCGCCGGAGCTCGCCCAGCAGTTCACCGATCTGGTGCTGTCGCCGCAGGGCACCGAGGTGCTGACCAAGGCCGGCTTCGACGGCCCCTGA